From the Bacteriovorax sp. Seq25_V genome, the window TAGTAATAAAAAGTTTTAATTAAACGTCTTCTTCTTCACCAGCAAGATCAATATCGTGCTCGTACTTAGAAAGAATTTCATCTTCTAAAGCTTTATCTTTTGCAGATGCTCCAGATCTAACTTTAGCAGCTCCACCAGCTTCATTAACAGCAGATGCAAAGTAATCAGCAAATAGAGAAATTGACTTGATTGCATCGTCGTTACCTGGAACAACATAATCAATACCTGTTGGATCACAGTTTGTATCAGTGATAGCTACAACTGGAATACCTAGTGTATTTGCTTCTTGGATTGCAATTCTTTCATTGCTTGGATCTACGATAAAGATTGCTCCTGGAAGCTTTCTCATATCTTTGATACCACCAAGGTTTTTCTCTAGTTTTTCAACATCTTTAGAAACTTTGATTCTTTCTTTTTTAGTTAAAAGTTCGAAATCACCTGTTTCTTTCATTTTTTCAACTTTTCTTAGTTTATCAATTGAAAGGTTGATTGTTTTATAGTTTGTAAGCATCCCACCTAGCCATCTGTGAGTTACGTGGAAAGCACCACAAGACTCAGCTGCATTTCTTACTGTTTCAGAAGCTTGTCTTTTTGTAGCTACGAAAAGAACTGGCTTACCTTCAGAAGCAACTTTTTTAATGAAGTCGTGAGCTTTTTTTGCAAGAGGGATAGTTTTTGCAAGGTCAACGATATAGATACCGTTTCTTTCTCCAAAAACATACTTTTTCATTTTTGGATTCCACTTGTGTGTTTGGTGACCAAAGTGTGAACCTGCTGCTAATAGGTCTTTGATGTTTAATTCTTTAGACATAAATACTCCTAGTTGGTTAGTCTAATCACCCCAAGCCAACGGACCAACCGTTGAGGTGAATGTTATTTTCGCGATATTGCGATTGTGAAAATTTGTAACACTTTGTCACTAAAGAATCAAGCTTTAAAACAAAGAAAAGCCCATTATAGACAGGGCTTTAGATATGGCAAGAGGGTAAGATTCAACCTAAAATTGTGCATCATCACCAGAGTGTAATACTTTTCGCGGTTTTGAACCTTGAGCCGGTCCAACAACGCCTCTTCTCTCCATTTCCTCAACAAGATTTGCTGCTCTGTTATAACCAATCCTCAATCTTCTTTGAAGCATTGACGCCGAAGCTGATCTCGACTCCACAACAATTTTTAGTGCCTCACCATACATATCATCATCTGCAGAGTCTGATGAAGAAGGAATATGCGATCCATATGTGTAATCATCTGTCTCAACTTCACCACCACTCTCAAGAAAATCCATTGCATTTGTATTAAACTCACATGGAATATCTTCTAGTTTATTAGTCAGTGCTTCAATCTCGTCTTCATTAACATATGATGAGTGAACACGCTGCGTAGAAATACCATGCTTGTAAAGCATATCTCCCTTACCAAGAAGTCTCTCCGCTCCCATTTTATCAAGAATTGTTCTCGAGTCTGTTTGCGAAGTTACTCTAAACGAAACCCTTGTTGGGAAGTTAGACTTGATAACCCCAGTAATAACATCAACAGACGGCCTCTG encodes:
- the rpsB gene encoding 30S ribosomal protein S2, giving the protein MSKELNIKDLLAAGSHFGHQTHKWNPKMKKYVFGERNGIYIVDLAKTIPLAKKAHDFIKKVASEGKPVLFVATKRQASETVRNAAESCGAFHVTHRWLGGMLTNYKTINLSIDKLRKVEKMKETGDFELLTKKERIKVSKDVEKLEKNLGGIKDMRKLPGAIFIVDPSNERIAIQEANTLGIPVVAITDTNCDPTGIDYVVPGNDDAIKSISLFADYFASAVNEAGGAAKVRSGASAKDKALEDEILSKYEHDIDLAGEEEDV